The following proteins are encoded in a genomic region of bacterium:
- a CDS encoding HNH endonuclease yields MERKCCNCGRSLSNEPAIRGLKGFLCFPCRYNFDKDGGEKFFLEHQSYQEKKANWELKYKDKWLKHQRLKGFALVSLYLLVISLFVPFFLFLFEKGNKTIFAFCFLISGAFLIIRMVLLNIKISYEEPPEIPRKEPNALLAILDVVFDEELDEEFIRFKGYPPDWKERQSKCLERDGYKCRICGKTKKLHIHHIMPISYGGIHSLQNLITLCYTCHKKQEYYQHPSLIIENIKANKKYWVSSHINSGGKSISGYFRRTGRRGGFWRKIRRVRS; encoded by the coding sequence TTGGAAAGAAAATGCTGTAATTGCGGAAGAAGTTTAAGCAATGAGCCTGCAATAAGGGGATTAAAGGGCTTTCTCTGTTTTCCCTGTAGATATAATTTTGACAAAGATGGAGGAGAGAAATTCTTTCTTGAGCATCAAAGCTATCAAGAAAAAAAGGCAAACTGGGAATTAAAATATAAGGATAAATGGCTCAAACATCAGAGGCTTAAAGGATTTGCGTTGGTAAGTTTATATCTTTTAGTAATTTCTCTCTTTGTTCCATTTTTTCTATTTCTTTTTGAGAAAGGCAATAAAACTATCTTTGCCTTTTGTTTTTTAATATCAGGGGCATTCCTTATTATTAGGATGGTTTTATTAAACATAAAGATTTCTTATGAAGAGCCTCCAGAGATTCCAAGAAAAGAACCAAATGCACTATTGGCTATACTTGATGTTGTTTTTGATGAAGAATTAGATGAAGAATTTATTAGATTTAAAGGCTATCCGCCAGATTGGAAAGAGAGGCAAAGCAAATGTTTAGAAAGGGATGGATATAAATGCAGGATTTGTGGAAAGACAAAAAAGCTACATATACATCATATAATGCCTATATCCTATGGTGGAATACATAGCCTGCAAAATCTTATAACCCTTTGTTATACCTGCCATAAAAAGCAGGAATACTACCAGCATCCAAGCTTAATAATAGAAAATATTAAGGCAAATAAAAAATATTGGGTTTCTTCACATATAAACTCCGGTGGAAAAAGTATCTCTGGCTATTTCAGGAGAACAGGAAGAAGGGGTGGATTTTGGCGCAAGATAAGAAGGGTAAGATCCTAA
- the aroF gene encoding 3-deoxy-7-phosphoheptulonate synthase: protein MIIVFELGCSEDRINHIAEKISSSGLKPIISKGVERTVINVIGDERVLDKDQLEAFPGVERVVPILKPFKLASREFKKENTQIDVENVIIGGKKIVVMAGPCSVEGKKEIIEVAKIVKESKADIIRGGAFKPRTSPYAFQGLEEDGLKYLKEASEITGLPIVSELMDTKDIELLMKYVDIIQIGARNMQNFSLLKEVGKVKKPVVLKRGLSATITEFLMAAEYILSGGNPYVILCERGIRTFVDHSRNTLDIAGISALKELTHLPVISDPSHAAGRWNLVLPLALSSIAAGCDGLMIEVHQNPESAFSDGEQSLKPKKFAILMDEARKVANVLDRSL from the coding sequence ATGATTATAGTTTTTGAGCTAGGTTGTAGCGAGGATAGGATTAATCATATAGCAGAAAAAATCTCCTCATCTGGACTTAAGCCAATAATCTCAAAGGGTGTAGAGAGGACAGTAATAAATGTTATTGGTGATGAGAGGGTATTGGACAAGGATCAATTAGAGGCATTTCCTGGTGTTGAGAGGGTTGTGCCTATCCTTAAGCCATTTAAGCTTGCAAGTAGAGAATTTAAGAAGGAGAATACCCAAATAGATGTTGAGAACGTAATTATTGGAGGAAAAAAAATTGTTGTAATGGCAGGTCCCTGCTCTGTTGAAGGAAAAAAGGAGATAATAGAGGTAGCAAAGATTGTAAAGGAAAGCAAAGCAGATATAATTCGTGGTGGTGCATTCAAGCCAAGAACATCGCCATATGCCTTTCAGGGTCTTGAGGAAGATGGACTAAAATATTTAAAAGAGGCATCCGAGATTACAGGGCTTCCTATTGTCTCTGAACTTATGGATACAAAAGATATTGAGCTTCTTATGAAATATGTTGATATTATCCAGATAGGAGCAAGGAATATGCAGAATTTCTCATTGTTAAAAGAGGTTGGGAAGGTAAAAAAACCCGTTGTTTTAAAAAGGGGTCTATCTGCTACAATAACAGAATTTCTAATGGCAGCAGAGTATATCCTATCAGGCGGAAACCCCTATGTTATTTTATGTGAAAGGGGAATAAGGACATTTGTTGACCATTCAAGGAATACATTGGATATCGCAGGGATTTCTGCTTTAAAAGAGCTTACCCACCTTCCTGTTATATCTGACCCATCCCATGCCGCTGGAAGATGGAATCTTGTTTTACCACTTGCTTTATCCTCAATTGCGGCAGGATGTGATGGCCTTATGATTGAGGTTCACCAAAATCCAGAGTCCGCATTCTCTGATGGAGAGCAAAGCCTGAAGCCTAAAAAATTTGCTATTCTAATGGATGAAGCAAGAAAGGTGGCAAATGTTTTGGACAGAAGCCTATAA
- a CDS encoding polyprenol monophosphomannose synthase, with amino-acid sequence MKTLVVIPTYNESENIKALIEAILALKIDALDILVVDDNSPDKTGDIVENLSKNLPQVKAIHRYSERGRGLAGIDGFKYGIGNGYDYIMEMDGDFSHNPKYIPDFLKAIKECDVVIGSRYVPGGGEYKRQIIRRIISRFANFLLKSILKFKVSDCSSGFRLFKRGCLEEIDIEHLSSKGPWILTEILYKCHQKGHKIKEIPIVFKERTLGKSKLNGQILLHSFYFAAKLRLYGKNKQSI; translated from the coding sequence ATGAAAACCCTTGTTGTTATTCCAACATATAATGAAAGTGAGAATATTAAGGCATTGATTGAGGCAATTTTGGCTTTAAAGATAGATGCTTTGGATATATTGGTTGTTGATGATAATTCACCAGACAAAACAGGCGATATAGTAGAGAACTTAAGTAAAAATTTGCCACAAGTAAAGGCAATTCATAGATATTCTGAAAGGGGAAGGGGTCTGGCAGGAATAGATGGGTTTAAATATGGAATAGGAAATGGCTATGATTATATAATGGAGATGGATGGCGATTTTTCGCACAATCCAAAATACATCCCAGATTTTTTAAAGGCAATAAAAGAATGTGATGTTGTTATTGGCTCTCGTTATGTTCCAGGGGGTGGTGAATATAAAAGGCAGATTATAAGGAGGATAATAAGTAGGTTTGCAAATTTTTTATTAAAAAGCATTTTGAAATTTAAGGTTTCTGATTGCTCATCTGGATTTCGTTTGTTTAAAAGAGGGTGCCTTGAAGAAATAGACATAGAGCATCTTTCGTCAAAAGGGCCCTGGATTTTAACAGAAATTCTTTATAAGTGTCATCAAAAAGGCCATAAGATTAAGGAGATTCCTATTGTTTTTAAAGAGCGCACACTTGGCAAATCAAAACTTAATGGCCAAATATTACTCCATAGCTTCTACTTTGCGGCTAAATTAAGGCTATATGGTAAAAATAAGCAATCTATATAA
- the era gene encoding GTPase Era, which yields MFKAGYISLVGKPNVGKSTLMNTLLKEKVSSVTPKPQTTRHQILGILNLPDVQAIFIDTPGLMARQKDKLDERMVGKARSAIMDSDISLLMVEPYEKEIISDFFKRENTILAINKIDKISKPDLLPLIEYYNNLDLFLKIIPISAKKGINCDSLLFEIISLLPLHPPFYDTDILSTHPERFFVEEIIKEKIFLCYGDEIPYDTAVVVEEFKEREDGKDYIRAIIYVNRTSQKGILIGKKGEALKRIGERARKEIEAFHNKPVYLELIVKEKRDWRKKDKILNEFGY from the coding sequence ATGTTTAAAGCAGGGTACATTTCTCTTGTTGGAAAGCCAAATGTTGGAAAATCAACCCTGATGAACACACTCTTAAAAGAAAAGGTTTCATCTGTTACACCAAAGCCACAAACAACAAGGCATCAAATACTTGGGATTTTAAACCTTCCTGATGTTCAGGCAATATTTATTGATACACCTGGTTTAATGGCAAGACAGAAGGATAAATTAGATGAAAGGATGGTAGGGAAGGCAAGGTCTGCCATTATGGATTCTGATATTTCTCTTTTAATGGTTGAGCCTTATGAAAAAGAAATAATTTCAGATTTTTTTAAAAGAGAAAATACAATCCTTGCCATCAACAAAATAGATAAAATAAGTAAGCCAGATCTCCTTCCCTTGATAGAATATTACAACAACCTAGACCTATTCCTAAAGATAATCCCAATCTCTGCCAAGAAAGGGATAAATTGTGATTCCTTGCTTTTTGAAATTATTTCCCTTCTTCCCCTTCATCCACCATTCTATGATACTGACATTCTCTCTACACATCCAGAAAGGTTCTTTGTAGAAGAGATAATCAAAGAAAAAATCTTCTTATGTTATGGTGATGAAATCCCTTATGATACAGCCGTTGTTGTTGAGGAATTTAAGGAGAGAGAAGATGGAAAGGATTATATCAGGGCTATTATCTATGTCAATAGAACAAGCCAAAAGGGAATCTTAATAGGAAAAAAGGGAGAGGCATTAAAAAGGATAGGAGAAAGGGCAAGAAAAGAGATTGAGGCATTTCATAATAAACCTGTATACCTTGAGCTTATTGTAAAAGAAAAGAGGGATTGGAGAAAGAAGGATAAGATATTAAACGAATTTGGATATTAA
- a CDS encoding MauE/DoxX family redox-associated membrane protein, with protein MKWFGFFIRILIGGLFIYSSIPKIIDPIGFAMSIENYRILPVFLIKPAAFFLSFSLLLAGIALIIGFWTRIAIILAQILLVIFISALFSTIIRGIDIECGCFKGAKFKAKATFIFDIILFCLSFVVLFAKNIPFSIDKLIEKLTRKERKDYH; from the coding sequence ATGAAATGGTTTGGCTTTTTTATAAGGATTTTAATTGGTGGATTATTCATTTATTCAAGCATTCCAAAGATAATAGACCCAATAGGCTTTGCAATGTCTATTGAAAATTATAGAATCCTTCCCGTGTTTTTAATAAAACCAGCCGCATTCTTTCTTTCCTTTTCTTTGCTTCTTGCTGGAATAGCCTTAATTATTGGATTTTGGACAAGAATAGCAATTATATTAGCCCAAATTCTTCTTGTTATTTTTATTTCTGCCCTTTTTTCTACAATTATAAGGGGTATTGATATTGAATGTGGATGCTTCAAGGGAGCAAAGTTTAAGGCAAAGGCTACCTTTATCTTTGACATCATCCTTTTTTGCTTATCATTTGTGGTATTGTTTGCGAAGAATATTCCATTTTCTATTGATAAGTTAATTGAAAAATTGACAAGAAAGGAAAGGAAAGATTATCATTAA
- a CDS encoding MinD/ParA family protein, with protein sequence MDQAERLRELAKERKRDSVEIITVTSGKGGVGKTNISVNLGISFALAGRKVLIIDADLGLSNVNIVAGVVPPPRYNLFHVIKGEKKIDEVVADGPCGIKIVTGAIGISTLANLSPKKRDELIEQLSGMSSIADLIFIDTSAGLSGRVLSFVLAADKVLLVTTPEPTAIADAYGIIKAVSFRTKDLDIRLIVNRAKTIEEGEKVANRIMEIAGQFLGMQVKKIGVLLDDRNVEESVREQSPFFLAHPKARATQCIYNIRNTMANIPFPENGGMGNFLKKLFKAEHMEFAKDEN encoded by the coding sequence ATGGATCAGGCAGAAAGATTAAGGGAATTAGCAAAGGAAAGGAAAAGGGATTCTGTTGAAATAATTACAGTAACCTCTGGAAAGGGCGGTGTGGGAAAGACAAATATTTCTGTTAATCTTGGAATATCCTTTGCCCTTGCAGGAAGAAAGGTTCTTATTATTGACGCAGACCTTGGACTTTCTAATGTAAATATTGTAGCAGGTGTTGTTCCACCCCCAAGGTATAACCTTTTTCATGTTATTAAAGGAGAGAAAAAGATTGATGAAGTTGTAGCAGATGGCCCTTGTGGAATAAAGATAGTAACAGGTGCAATTGGCATATCAACCCTGGCAAACCTCTCTCCAAAGAAAAGGGATGAATTGATTGAACAATTGTCAGGGATGTCTAGTATCGCTGACCTTATTTTTATTGATACCTCTGCTGGTCTTTCTGGAAGGGTGCTTTCATTTGTTTTGGCAGCAGACAAGGTTTTGCTTGTTACAACACCAGAACCAACAGCCATTGCAGATGCGTATGGAATAATAAAGGCTGTATCTTTCAGAACAAAGGATTTGGATATAAGGCTTATTGTCAATCGGGCAAAGACAATAGAGGAGGGAGAGAAGGTAGCAAATAGGATAATGGAGATAGCGGGTCAGTTTCTGGGAATGCAGGTTAAAAAAATAGGCGTTCTCCTTGATGACAGGAATGTTGAGGAATCTGTTAGGGAGCAATCTCCCTTCTTTCTTGCCCATCCAAAGGCAAGGGCAACCCAATGTATCTACAACATAAGAAATACAATGGCAAATATCCCATTCCCTGAAAATGGAGGGATGGGCAATTTCCTAAAAAAGCTCTTTAAAGCAGAGCATATGGAATTTGCAAAGGATGAGAATTAG